From Pseudomonas sp. StFLB209, a single genomic window includes:
- a CDS encoding DUF3509 domain-containing protein: MTFIQEKFASVFSDYNVSTQARPDGGVLLTLRDQEGKVTRRCVSYAQLHTPVQLEWVISAIRRDLAAQASELPAISMLQSQHRFDLPTYHSR; the protein is encoded by the coding sequence ATGACTTTCATCCAGGAAAAATTCGCTTCTGTATTCTCCGACTACAACGTCAGCACCCAGGCTCGTCCTGATGGCGGTGTACTGCTGACCCTACGCGATCAAGAAGGCAAAGTGACCCGCCGTTGTGTGTCCTATGCTCAGCTTCATACCCCGGTCCAGCTGGAATGGGTAATCAGCGCCATCCGTCGTGACCTGGCCGCCCAGGCCAGTGAGCTGCCAGCCATCTCCATGCTGCAAAGTCAGCATCGCTTCGACCTGCCGACCTACCACAGCCGTTGA
- a CDS encoding ankyrin repeat domain-containing protein, producing MTNAHRNPPQLMTDDEAAEFAEQVFDVARQGNAYMLERLLEKGLPVNLRNHKGDTLLMLACYHGHLAAVQVLLRFKADPEIRNDNGQSPIAGAAFKGDLAVVQALVEAGAQVEGASADGRTALMMAAMFNRTAMVDYLIANGADPQARDARGVTPLGAAQAMGATDTAEQLARI from the coding sequence ATGACCAATGCCCACCGCAACCCGCCGCAGTTGATGACCGACGATGAGGCTGCCGAGTTTGCCGAGCAGGTGTTCGATGTTGCTCGCCAAGGCAATGCCTACATGCTTGAGCGTCTGCTGGAAAAAGGCCTGCCGGTCAATCTGCGTAATCACAAAGGCGACACTTTGCTGATGTTGGCCTGTTACCACGGCCACCTGGCTGCCGTGCAGGTGCTGCTCAGGTTCAAGGCCGATCCGGAAATTCGTAATGACAACGGCCAGAGCCCGATTGCCGGGGCCGCCTTCAAGGGCGATCTGGCGGTTGTTCAGGCGCTGGTCGAGGCGGGGGCGCAAGTTGAAGGTGCCTCGGCCGACGGGCGTACCGCGTTGATGATGGCAGCGATGTTCAACCGCACCGCGATGGTTGATTACCTGATCGCCAACGGCGCTGACCCACAAGCCCGCGATGCCCGCGGTGTCACCCCGCTGGGGGCGGCCCAGGCCATGGGTGCGACAGACACCGCCGAGCAATTGGCTCGTATCTGA